The nucleotide sequence TCGATGAGTACGATGCACCCCTCTTCAGCATCATGTCTGCCTTGCCGGAGCACGAGAAGGTAACACCCCCCCCGTCCCATGCACACCAGAGCTTGTTTCCCTTCAAACAACTCCTCCTCCAGGAAACAGTAACTTGCAAGCCAAagatggatagatagatagaaaTAGTCAACTTTGACCGTCCGGGAAGATGAGATCTCCATGTTGCCGCTGAGATTGTAAGGTTTCGTGTTTAGGTCATACTGGTGGGGCACAGTGCGGGAGGACTGAGCGTAACTCACGCGTTGCATGTCTTCAACAACAAGATCAAGGTGGCCATCTTCGTTGCAGCAACCATGCTTCCATGGGGATACCAAACGGAAGAAGACATCAAAGATGTAACTTTCTTGCCCTCTTCTGTGTGCAACTCGATGTTAATAACTGTGTGATCATCATTTCTTAAGGCATGGGATAATTATTTCTTGCGTGAGGTAGGGAGTTCCTGATCTATCACGATTTGGAGATGTTTATGAGCTCAAATACAACATGGGGCCTAATAATCCACCCACGAGCGTGGCACTGCGAAAGGAATTCCAACGCAAAATACTCTATCAGTTGAACCCAATTGAGGTAACAAATCCTGACAATGCTCATTAGATTAGATCTGATGTAATATAAAAATAGTCTGATCGACAAGCATCGATCAATGTTTACCGGTCTAACCAAAGATGTATTTTCCTTTTTTGTGTCGAGTCATCGAGTGATAAGTACGACAAGATATAGATTTGTAGTCTCAACATGTGTTACGTTGCATGGCTCAGGACTCCACGTTGGCTTCCATGCTACTACGACCATGGCCGGCCACTCTACCCAGCACAAGGTTCCACAAAGTGGAGGGGTTGGAGAAAGCGAGACGAGTGTACATAAAGACCACACATGACAACATGGTGAACCCACAGCAGCAAGACGCCATGATCCGGAGGTGGCCACCGGATGAGGTGTTGGTCATGGAGACCGATCACAGCCCCTTCTTCTCGGCTCCCATGGAGCTCTTCAAACTGGTGATGAAGGCATCCCACCTGCGCCCATGATGTACCATGAGATCCATCTCTGTTAATGATCATGTATGCGTTGTCATGTTCATACATCCAGTTTAAAGTACATGAATAGTTTGGCCAAGAGGCTTGGGAGGTGAGGAAATATTTTGATGTTGAAGAAGACTAAATCAATCAACCATTAGTTCATAAACATGGAATATGTTTGTTTCAGAGTGTTTTCAAAATTGGTAGAATTAAATGAGGAGGATCAAAAATACACACGACAAGGAATGTGATTCTATTAAGTTCTCTTGGTGATGAAGAAGGAGGTTGTTCTGTCTACCTCCTCTTCAAACCCATGTGCATTTACACCAACTTTTCTACCTCTTCTTAACTTCCCTTCATGTTTCCATGTCTTAAATTTATGGATGATTTGAATTGTAAACCAGTGGAGTTTGACATGCATGAATGATTCACAAGACGAAGCATTTTGATGAGAATAGTCATACCTGTGTTCTACAGTGAGAATAGTTGCAAATGCTGGCATGAAACAGTCCGTCCCTATCGTAATGTCCTATATCAGGGGCAGGAAAGTTCTCCACTTCTTTACCTATAAGAATAATAAGGTAGTTTTAGACAATTCAGAATCCACGTATTTGTATGTATGGTTAGCACATGAAGAACATTTAGAAGATAGATCAGACCACAAGCCAAAGGGAAATATAGTAGCATTTGAAGACCCAGTTTGGGAAGTAGATGCAGTTGTCTTGATCTCCATAATCCCCAGTCACATCCCATGGATAGGAACAATTCAGTGTAATGGGGACAAGCACCGACACAAATTGAGCCGATTCATCTCTAATGGAAAATATATTATACGGAGTACTGTCCCAATTCCCAAATATGAAA is from Musa acuminata AAA Group cultivar baxijiao chromosome BXJ1-6, Cavendish_Baxijiao_AAA, whole genome shotgun sequence and encodes:
- the LOC103989039 gene encoding methylesterase 17, coding for MEEVTEGHHFVLVHGAGHGAWCWFKLRCLLEASGHRVSCPDLASAGIHPADPNSILSIDEYDAPLFSIMSALPEHEKVILVGHSAGGLSVTHALHVFNNKIKVAIFVAATMLPWGYQTEEDIKDGVPDLSRFGDVYELKYNMGPNNPPTSVALRKEFQRKILYQLNPIEDSTLASMLLRPWPATLPSTRFHKVEGLEKARRVYIKTTHDNMVNPQQQDAMIRRWPPDEVLVMETDHSPFFSAPMELFKLVMKASHLRP